The Brevundimonas vesicularis genome includes the window ACTTCGCCATGGCCTACGACGACGGCCAAGGCTCTCTGGATCAGCTGGAGGGCGCCGACGTCGTTCTGTGCGGGGTCAGCCGGACATCCAAGACCCCCACCTGCATCTATCTGGCCCACCGGGGCATCCGGGCGGCCAACGTGCCTCTGGTGCCGGGCCAGGAGGACGGCGAGCGGCTGACCAAGCTGAAGAACCCCTTGGTGATCGGCCTAACCGTGTCGCCGGATCGTTTGGTTCAGATCCGGCGCAACCGCATCGACAATCTGAACGCCAGCCAGTCGTCGAACTATACCGATCAGGACGCCGTGCGCGACGAGACGATCAAGGCTCGGCGGGCCTTCGAGCGGCGCGGCTGGCCGACCATCGACGTGACCCGCCGCTCGGTGGAAGAGACCGCGGCGGCGATCACCAATCTGCTGAGCGAGCATCGCAACCGCAAGATCGGGACCACCTGGTGATGAGCGCCGCTGTTTCGGTATCGCCCTCCGCGCTGCTTGAGCGCGGCACTCTCATCCTGGCGTCCAAAAGCGCGGCTCGCCGCGCCATGCTGGAAAACGCCGGCGTCGCCTTTGAGGTGCGCGTCGCCGATGTGGACGAGGACGCCATCAAGGCCGTGTCGAGCAACCTGGACGCCGCCGCCCTCGCCGTTCGTCTGGCGGAAGCCAAGGCCCTGGCCGTTTCGCGTGATGAGGAGACCGCCTGGGTGCTGGGCTCGGACCAGACCCTGGCCTTTGACGGCGGCCTGGTCTCCAAGGCCAGGTCTCTGGGCGCGGCGCGCGAGCGGCTGAAAGCGATGCGCGGCAAGTCGCACCAACTGCACTCCGGCGCAGCGCTGGCGACCAAGGGCCAGATCGTCTGGTCCGGCGTCGGTACGGTTCAGATGCGGATGCGCGATTTCTCGGACGCCTTCCTCGACGCCTATCTGTCGGCCGAGGGCGAGGCCCTGCTGTCCTGCGTCGGTTCCTACCGGCTTGAGGGGCTAGGCTCGCAGCTGTTCGAAGCGGTGAACGGCGACTATTTCACGGTGCTGGGCCTGCCGCTCTGGCCGGTGTTGAAAGAGCTGCGTCGGGCGGGGGTGATCGCGGCATGAGTACGCACCGCATAACCGGGGCCGCCATGGTCGCCGGGATCGCCGGAAATCCCGTCGCCCATTCGCTCAGCCCGGTCATCCACAACGCCTGGCTGGCGGCCGGCGGGATCGACGGCGCTTACGTTCCCTTCGCCCCTGCCGATGCGGCCGGGTTTCAGGCCTTGGTCGCCGCGGGGCGCGCCGGTCTGATCATGGGGCTGAACGTCACCGCCCCGTTCAAGGAACAGGCCTTCGCCCTGGCGGATCAGGCGACGGCGGCGGCGCGGCTGACGTCCTCGGCCAATATCCTGCAGTTCGAAAACGGGCGGGTGCTGGCCGACAGTTCCGACGGAGTCGGCCTGATGCTCGGCCTGAAGGAACAGGCGCCGGACCTGGACGTGGCCGGGCGGCCGGTGGTGATGTTGGGCGCCGGCGGCGCGGCCCGCGCAGGCTCCGGCGCCCTGGTCGAAGCCGGCGCAGAGGTGCGCATCGTCAACCGTTCGCCCGAACGCGCCCAGGCCCTGGCCGCCGATCTTGGACCCTCCGTACGGGTCATGACGGCCGAGGCCGCTTTTGACGGCG containing:
- a CDS encoding pyruvate, water dikinase regulatory protein, with the translated sequence MSPARPSGPARLATYFHVHLVSDSTGETLNAMAKAVTARFDGVIPIEHIYSLVRSAKQMERVLQEVESAPGVVLHTLVDRDLREQLEEGCRRLDMPQIGALDPLVGAMSRYLGAALSTRVGAQHALDHDYFNRIAALDFAMAYDDGQGSLDQLEGADVVLCGVSRTSKTPTCIYLAHRGIRAANVPLVPGQEDGERLTKLKNPLVIGLTVSPDRLVQIRRNRIDNLNASQSSNYTDQDAVRDETIKARRAFERRGWPTIDVTRRSVEETAAAITNLLSEHRNRKIGTTW
- a CDS encoding shikimate dehydrogenase family protein, whose amino-acid sequence is MSTHRITGAAMVAGIAGNPVAHSLSPVIHNAWLAAGGIDGAYVPFAPADAAGFQALVAAGRAGLIMGLNVTAPFKEQAFALADQATAAARLTSSANILQFENGRVLADSSDGVGLMLGLKEQAPDLDVAGRPVVMLGAGGAARAGSGALVEAGAEVRIVNRSPERAQALAADLGPSVRVMTAEAAFDGAALVINALSVAPSIDFDRIAPGTVMMDMTYKPLATPFLTAARECGLPTVDGLAMLIGQAAPSFEALFRRPPPPLDLRALLMTHLGEAA
- a CDS encoding Maf family protein, which produces MSAAVSVSPSALLERGTLILASKSAARRAMLENAGVAFEVRVADVDEDAIKAVSSNLDAAALAVRLAEAKALAVSRDEETAWVLGSDQTLAFDGGLVSKARSLGAARERLKAMRGKSHQLHSGAALATKGQIVWSGVGTVQMRMRDFSDAFLDAYLSAEGEALLSCVGSYRLEGLGSQLFEAVNGDYFTVLGLPLWPVLKELRRAGVIAA